The proteins below are encoded in one region of Ferroplasma acidiphilum:
- a CDS encoding MBL fold metallo-hydrolase, with protein MQIKFLGNWSSHIQAGKRNVSIIIDGHIVLDCGPHTIESMLENGIDPAKIDKMLISHMHLDHYGGLAEILWYRGARNVKDELTIMGPKGIRKNTEKILQIYNTPDNYMFSVKPNYVEINNNGEVYEIKTEFIDKSENDYIEAFSGNHIIPDNMYRLEYRGNTIAYTGDTAYNDNIPLLGENADILLHEMTYTDKDAEIAKFWKHSTYSSAIKGFGESHAKKLVPVHLTDETVSVLKAKYSENIILPFADINL; from the coding sequence ATGCAAATTAAATTTTTAGGAAACTGGTCATCACACATACAGGCAGGGAAAAGGAACGTTTCAATTATAATTGATGGGCATATTGTCCTTGACTGCGGGCCACATACAATTGAATCCATGCTTGAAAATGGGATTGACCCTGCAAAAATTGATAAAATGCTAATCAGCCACATGCACCTTGACCACTACGGCGGCCTTGCTGAAATACTCTGGTACAGGGGAGCCAGAAATGTAAAAGATGAATTGACAATCATGGGACCAAAAGGAATAAGAAAAAATACAGAAAAAATATTGCAGATATATAATACCCCGGATAATTATATGTTCAGCGTAAAACCCAATTATGTGGAGATAAACAATAATGGGGAAGTATACGAGATTAAAACGGAATTTATAGACAAAAGTGAGAATGACTACATAGAAGCATTTTCAGGGAACCATATCATTCCGGACAATATGTACAGGCTGGAATACCGTGGTAATACTATTGCCTATACGGGAGATACAGCCTATAACGATAATATTCCACTTTTAGGGGAAAATGCAGATATCCTTTTGCATGAAATGACATATACGGATAAAGATGCTGAAATAGCAAAATTCTGGAAACACTCTACTTACTCGTCGGCAATAAAGGGTTTCGGAGAAAGCCATGCGAAGAAACTGGTGCCGGTACATCTTACAGATGAAACCGTTTCCGTTTTAAAAGCAAAATACAGTGAAAATATTATTCTTCCATTTGCAGATATTAATCTGTAA